A window from Drosophila subobscura isolate 14011-0131.10 chromosome O, UCBerk_Dsub_1.0, whole genome shotgun sequence encodes these proteins:
- the LOC117898934 gene encoding probable ubiquitin carboxyl-terminal hydrolase FAF isoform X3, translating to MTFDTRRQTTGQPTSSSSSTSTTSTGTTTTTATTTTSPAQSTMTGMGTTGGAGTGTGTVTGSGTVPVTTSSVPSSAGSSAGGGSSAGGGMDTTSSSSSGGGGGGNNQEQTPASTSADADNVVGSSSVSSVESIVTIVPPEKLISSFPTTKLRSLTQKISNPRWVVPVLPEQELEVLLNAAIELTLAGVDHDCEPCVEFYRNGLSTSFAKILTDEAVNSWKYNIHHCILVSCGKLLHLIAIHMQRDNPYLLDLLAIVFDPENKFNAFNAARQPECFATPDCIWGQLDSNKMYARPPPEPKSARGWLVDLINRFGQLGGFDNLLERFNKGLELLKRNQNKVPTIKSGSEGGSGEDGGQDNRLTLALIHSLLRPFGQCHELLTPATIAKYFMPTWNVVLDLLDSFTDEELKREVKPEGRNDYINGIVKSARFLASRLSGQEELIRDLEMFRLKMILRLLQVSSFNGKMNALNEINKVLSSVAYYSHRSQPLPHSLPEDEMDWLTAERMAQWIKASDVLGIVLKDSLHQPQYVEKLEKIIRFLIKEQALTLDDLDAVWRAQAGKHEAIVKNVHDLLAKLAWDFTPEQLDHLFEAFQASMTTANKRQRERLLELIRRLAEDDKNGVMAQKVLKLFWTLAHSQEVPPEVLDQALGAHVKILDYSCSQERDAQKTIWLDKCVGELKAGDSWVLPALRLIRDICCLYDTTPSHAPRTQTSTNRQQVIERLQNDYSLVILVTNSLTAYMEKVRQLVAETPGLEPAAILIDNRFPHQAQISERLEFLKFLLKDGQLWLCADQAKQIWHCLAVSAVFPSDREECFRWFGKLMGEEPDLDPGINKDFFENNILQLDPHLLTESGIKCFERFFKAVNSKEDKLKAIHRGYILDNEDLIGKDYLWRVITTGGEEIASKAIDLLKEVSTALGPRLLENISEFHEMFIGECCSRLRTHYGNIVILGNTQLQEAEENDPNHQTDNSNDSKDTKMRFIEAEKMCRIIKVLQEYIKECDRSFSGDRVHLPLSRVTRGKNTSLYIRFQYTGRPIDDQEIVTHSNETVAAFKRNLLKRIKGTSTTNYKVDLFYTNGEMIEVSDEINPLYQYTIRDKMILTAKLTQVGTGLLASSPDSSSDSSTGSPPRPCPDMQRVESESTLPGVIISQNYQYTEFFLKLYQLGSELEHGRLRDSAKVLLHLLPCDRQTMRQLQLMCRVPKGVPEKAPVPKDGDAADDEKAGETDGVQESCTPEQMFLHPTPAQVLYNLSVLHGLLIPALEPLGESALQIQSAWMHSGCAHFVLELLTKNNFLPNADMHTKRASFQCVLRLAKLFLYIVGSVLSRVGDEPMICDYDNGARSQVDILKQNFSTTPNSSQGTLRAISAKLAVMLAREMLSASQEGERCRALFSSTLQWSCPDISTIKAVVQLAWASSCGNLQALGSNSNGCDFEDEVIVPDSQDFSMCKEALEVLTISFILNPSANEALSGDANWAKFITSIVLKNPLRHVRQVASEQLFLASTYCAGDRRPFIYMVNLLVRALKTLVPQYEATCAEFFSVLCRTLSYGCIYNWPLQIGEDLLGDEIKWLQKIRENVKATGDTQVHEELLEGHLCLAKELMFFLVPDSKAQLNELIHELIDDFLFTASREYLHLRRHGTLRQDTVPPPVCRSPHTIAAACDLLIALCQLCVPNMKLLTNTLIDFVCTDTDPLREWDYLPPVGARPIKGFCGLKNAGATCYMNSVLQQLYMVPAVRVGILKAHGAATNDGEDFSGDSEMTSASLGAALFSGPSAAIVSFSAALAGDDESTSMRKNYHVVILKHVQAIFAHLGHSALQFYVPRGLWTHFKLQGEPVNLREQQDAVEFFMSLFESLDEGLKALGQPQLMNATLGGSFSDQKICQECPHRYSKEEPFSVFSVDIRNHSSLTESLEQYVKGELLEGADAYHCDKCDKKVVTVKRLCVKKLPPVLAIQLKRFEYDYERVCAIKFNDYFEFPRILDMEPYTVSGLAKLEGEVVEVGDNCQTNVETTKYELTGIVVHSGQASGGHYFSYILSKNPANGKCQWYKFDDGEVTECKMHEDEEMKAQCFGGDYMGEIYDNNLKRMQYRRQKRWWNAYMLFYTRCDQTPVPFEPSVEQLSLTESRNMVLPLPKPIERSVRHQNIRFLHSRSIFSVEFFNFIKKLVSCSIPSARSDKITPAAEELSLLGVQLASQFLFHTGFRTKKSLRGPVIEWYDTLSHHIRSSALVRKWFANHALLSPPSRLGEYILMAPSPEVRAVFVKLVVFFCHFAINDEPLIGYEGSNLCEQVLISVLRLLKSEAADYGKHLPHYFSLFSMYVGLGTREKQQLLKLNVPLQFMLVALDDGPGPSIKYQHPEFSKLHQVVSHLVRCSDVSDKCQSSNQTGSPQATPLPNPFKDSSVAHEELTPLSSECMDLLFNRTGYIKKVIEDTNVGEEGLKLLQYCSWENPHFSRAVLTELLWQCGFAYCHDMRHHTDLLLNILLIDDSWQHHRIHNALNGVAEEREGLLDTIHRAKTHYQKRAYQIIKCLTQLFHKSPIALQMLNTNPTITRHWSVAVEWLQDELERQRGIGCQYNSYSWSPPAQSNDNTNGYMLERSQSAKNTWNMAYELCPEEVSEKTDENNESDLDSNLEENKQEAGQQQPQPTTVQTEAGTSGTEPTPENKPNAIINSDQSTWPTRIETNPIPRLSRQLFGAYTSTGGSSPFGTVAPTAINAAATTSTGGTTGGGTTVGGTTTGSGANSETESSAQETTTVENTANINGLTNSLDHMEISSVKKGLRNRTTATKGGKLPPVIFPHHHHHQQVTSAELPQQQQQQQQKLKLQSHQQQQQPQLQLQLQPKQQQQLLQQQQLQQQQQQQQLRGDISKNSSSRLI from the exons ATGACGTTCGATACGCGCAGGCAAACCACTGGACAgccgaccagcagcagcagcagcacctccaccaccagcactggcaccacaactacaacagccaccaccactacGAGTCCAGCTCAGAGTACCATGACGGGAATGGGGACAACTGGAGGAGCTGGTACGGGAACGGGAACTGTCACTGGCTCAGGCACTGTCCCAGTCACGACATCGAGCGTGCCGAGCAGTGCGGGAAGCAGCGCCGGAGGTGGTAGCTCTGCCGGAGGTGGCATggacaccaccagcagcagcagcagcggcggcggaggcggaggcaacAATCAGGAGCAAACGCCAGCCAGCACAAGTGCAGACGCTGACAATGTAGTCGGATCGTCGTCGGTCAGCAGTGTGGAAAGCATTGTCACAATAGT GCCACCAGAGAAGCTGATATCATCGTTTCCCACAACCAAACTGCGATCGCTGACCCAAAAGATATCGAATCCGCGATGGGTGGTGCCCGTACTGCCCGAGCAGGAACTAGAGGTGCTCCTGAATGCAGCTATCGAGCTGACCTTGGCCG GTGTGGATCATGACTGCGAGCCGTGTGTGGAGTTCTATCGGAATGGACTGAGCACTTCGTTTGCGAAGATCCTAACCGATGAGGCTGTCAACTCGTGGAAGTACAACATCCATCATTGCATCCTGGTGTCCTGCGGCAAGCTGTTGCATCTCATTGCCATACACATGCAGCGTGACAATCCCTACCTGCTCGATCTGCTGGCCATTGTGTTCGATCCGGAGAACAAGTTCAATGCATTCAATGCGGCCCGCCAGCCGGAATGCTTTGCGACGCCCGACTGCATCTGGGGACAGCTGGACAGCAACAAGATGTACGCGAGGCCACCGCCAGAGCCGAAGAGTGCACGCGGTTGGCTCGTGGATCTCATAAATCGCTTCGGCCAGCTGGGTGGCTTCGACAATCTGCTCGAGCGATTCAACAAGGgcctggagctgctgaagcGTAACCAAAACAAGGTGCCGACCATCAAGAGTGGAAGCGAGGGTGGCAGCGGCGAGGATGGCGGGCAGGACAATCGCTTAACTCTGGCATTGATACACAGCCTTTTGCGGCCATTTGGCCAGTGCCACGAGCTCCTGACACCCGCCACCATTGCCAAGTACTTTATGCCAACTTGGAATGTGGTCCTCGATCTGCTGGACAGCTTCACCGATGAAGAGCTGAAGCGCGAGGTGAAGCCCGAGGGGCGCAACGACTATATCAATGGGATTGTAAAGTCCGCACGTTTCCTGGCCAGTCGCCTGTCCGGCCAGGAGGAGCTGATACGCGACCTGGAGATGTTCCGCCTCAAGATGATTCTGCGCCTGCTGCAGGTGTCCAGTTTCAATGGCAAAATGAATGCTCTGAACGAGATCAATAAGGTTCTCTCCTCGGTGGCCTACTACTCACATCGCTCTCAACCACTGCCACACTCCCTGCCCGAGGATGAGATGGACTGGCTGACGGCGGAGCGCATGGCCCAGTGGATCAAGGCATCCGATGTCCTGGGCATAGTACTCAAAGACTCGCTGCATCAGCCGCAGTACGTGGAAAAGCTAGAGAAAATCATACGCTTCCTGATCAAAGAGCAGGCCCTAACGCTGGACGATCTCGATGCCGTGTGGCGTGCCCAGGCGGGCAAGCATGAGGCCATCGTTAAGAATGTGCACGATCTGTTGGCCAAACTTGCCTGGGATTTCACGCCCGAGCAGTTGGATCATCTCTTTGAGGCGTTTCAG GCCAGTATGACGACGGCCAACAAGCGGCAGCGAGAGCGTCTGCTGGAGCTTATCCGTCGCTTGGCCGAGGACGATAAGAACGGTGTTATGGCCCAGAAGGTGCTGAAGCTGTTCTGGACGCTGGCCCACAGCCAGGAGGTGCCGCCAGAGGTGCTCGACCAGGCCTTGGGAGCGCATGTCAAGATCCTTGACTATAGCTGCTCTCAGGAGCGCGATGCCCAGAAAACTATTTGGCTGGACAAGTGCGTAGGCGAGCTAAAGGCTGGCGATTCGTGGGTGCTGCCTGCGCTCCGGCTGATCCGTGACATCTGCTGTTTGTACGACACGACGCCCAGTCATGCGCCGCGCACGCAGACGTCCACCAATCGACAGCAGGTGATCGAACGACTGCAGAACGACTACTCGCTGGTCATTCTGGTCACCAACAGCCTCACCGCGTACATGGAGAAGGTGCGCCAGCTGGTGGCCGAGACGCCTGGCCTGGAGCCCGCTGCGATACTGATTGACAATCGGTTTCCCCATCAGGCGCAAATCTCGGAGCGCCTCGAGTTCCTCAAGTTCCTGCTGAAGGACgggcagctgtggctgtgcgccGATCAGGCGAAACAGATCTGGCACTGTCTGGCGGTGAGCGCGGTGTTTCCGTCGGATCGTGAGGAGTGTTTCCGTTGGTTCGGCAAACTGATGGGCGAAGAGCCGGATCTAGATCCAGGCATCAACAAGGACTTCTTCGAGAACAATATCCTGCAGCTGGATCCGCATCTGCTCACCGAGAGCGGCATCAAGTGCTTCGAGCGGTTCTTCAAGGCCGTCAACTCGAAGGAGGACAAGCTGAAGGCCATCCATCGGGGCTATATACTGGACAACGAGGATCTCATTGGCAAGGACTATCTATGGCGTGTGATAACCACCGGCGGTGAGGAAATTGCCAGCAAAGCCATCGATCTCCTGAAGGAAGTGTCCACCGCACTGGGTCCCCGCTTGTTGGAGAACATTTCCGAGTTCCATGAGATGTTCATCGGCGAGTGCTGCTCCCGACTGCGCACTCACTACGGCAACATTGTGATTCTGGGCAACacgcagctgcaggaggcagAGGAGAACGATCCCAACCACCAGACGGATAATTCGAACGACTCGAAGGACACAAAGATGCGGTTCATCGAAGCCGAGAAGATGTGCCGAATCATCAAGGTGCTGCAGGAGTATATCAAGGAGTGCGATCGCTCGTTCAGCGGCGACCGCGTCCATCTGCCACTCAGCCGTGTGACGCGTGGCAAGAACACCAGTCTGTACATCCGGTTCCAGTATACCGGGCGACCCATCGATGACCAGGAAATTGTGACGCACAGCAACGAGACAGTGGCGGCCTTCAAGCGGAATCTACTGAAGCGCATCAAGGGCACATCCACCACCAATTACAAGGTGGATCTTTTCTACACCAACGGGGAGATGATCGAGGTCTCCGACGAGATAAATCCCCTCTACCAGTACACAATACGCGACAAGATGATCCTCACCGCCAAACTCACGCAAGTGGGCACTGGCctcttggccagcagcccGGACTCCTCCAGCGACTCGAGCACCGGCTCACCCCCACGGCCCTGCCCCGATATGCAGCGCGTAGAGTCCGAGAGCACCCTTCCGGGTGTGATTATCTCGCAGAACTACCAGTACACGGAGTTCTTTCTGAAGCTCTACCAGCTGGGCAGCGAACTGGAGCACGGTCGCCTTCGGGACAGTGCCAAGgtgttgctgcatttgctaCCCTGCGACAGACAGACCATGCGGCAGCTACAGCTGATGTGTCGAGTGCCCAAGGGTGTGCCAGAGAAGGCGCCAGTCCCTAAGGATGGGGATGCGGCAGATGATGAGAAGGCAGGCGAGACTGATGGTGTG CAGGAGAGCTGCACGCCGGAACAAATGTTTCTGCATCCGACGCCCGCCCAGGTGCTGTACAATCTCAGTGTGCTGCATGGCTTGCTGATACCCGCCCTGGAGCCGCTGGGAGAGTCGGCGCTGCAGATACAATCCGCCTGGATGCACTCGGGATGCGCCCACTTcgtgctggagctgctgacCAAGAATAACTTTCTGCCCAACGCCGATATGCACACGAAGCGCGCGTCTTTCCAGTGTGTGCTGCGGCTGGCCAAACTGTTCCTCTACATTGTCGGGAGCGTGTTGTCTCGCGTCGGCGACGAGCCGATGATCTGCGACTATGATAACGGTGCCCGCTCACAGGTGGACATACTCAAGCAGAATTTTTCGACCACCCCGAACAGTTCGCAGGGCACGCTTCGAGCCATTTCGGCCAAGCTGGCGGTAATGCTGGCCCGCGAGATGCTCTCCGCCAGCCAGGAGGGCGAACGCTGTCGGGCGCTCTTCAGCTCCACGCTGCAGTGGTCCTGTCCGGACATCTCCACCATCAAGGCGGTGGTGCAGCTGGCATGGGCCTCCTCATGCGGCAACTTACAGGCTTTGGGCAGCAACAGTAACGGCTGTGACTTTGAGGATGAGGTGATCGTGCCGGACAGCCAGGACTTTAGCATGTGCAAGGAAGCCCTCGAGGTGCTCACTATCTCGTTCATTCTCAATCCGAGCGCCAATGAGGCGCTCAGCGGCGATGCCAACTGGGCGAAATTCATCACCTCCATTGTGCTGAAGAATCCCCTGCGACACGTGCGACAGGTGGCCTCCGAGCAGCTATTCCTCGCCTCCACCTACTGCGCCGGCGACCGACGTCCGTTCATCTACATGGTGAATCTGCTGGTGAGAGCCCTGAAGACGCTGGTGCCCCAGTACGAGGCCACTTGCGCGGAGTTCTTTTCAGTTCTGTGTCGCACTTTGTCCTACGGTTGCATCTACAATTGGCCCCTGCAGATTGGCGAGGATCTGCTGGGGGACGAGATCAAGTGGCTGCAGAAGATACGAGAGAATGTAAAGGCAACGGGGGACACACAGGTgcacgaggagctgctggagggaCATCTGTGTTTGGCCAAGGAGCTGATGTTCTTCCTGGTGCCCGATTCGAAGGCCCAGCTCAACGAACTGATACACGAGCTGATCGATGACTTTCTATTTACGGCATCGCGTGAATATCTGCATTTACGACGACACGGCACCCTCAGGCAGGACACCGTACCACCGCCCGTCTGTCGTAGTCCACACACAATAGCCGCCGCATGCGATCTCCTCATAGCCTTGTGCCAGCTCTGTGTTCCTAATATGAAGCTACTCACCAATACACTCATTGATTTCGTCTGCACGG ACACCGATCCGCTGAGGGAATGGGACTATCTGCCGCCGGTGGGCGCCAGGCCCATCAAAGGTTTCTGTGGTCTGAAGAACGCTGGAGCCACCTGCTACATGAACTcggtgctgcagcagctgtatATGGTGCCGGCCGTGCGTGTGGGTATACTGAAGGCCCATGGAGCGGCCACCAACGATGGCGAGGATTTCAGCGGTGATTCCGAGATGACAAGCGCCAGTCTGGGTGCGGCCCTTTTTTCGGGGCCCTCAGCGGCGATTGTCTCGTTTTCGGCCGCACTCGCCGGTGATGATGAGTCGACGTCCATGCGCAAGAATTACCATGTGGTAATCCTGAAGCATGTCCAGGCCATATTCGCCCATCTCGGCCACAGTGCGCTGCAGTTCTATGTGCCACGCGGTCTCTGGACGCATTTCAA GTTGCAAGGCGAGCCAGTGAATCTGCGCGAGCAGCAGGATGCCGTGGAGTTCTTTATGTCACTGTTCGAGAGCCTCGACGAGGGACTGAAGGCTTTGGGACAGCCGCAGCTGATGAATGCCACGCTGGGTGGATCGTTCAGCGATCAGAAGATATGTCAAGAGTGCCCGCATCGCTACTCCAAAGAGGAACCATTTAGTGTATTTAGTGTCGATATTAGGAATCATAGCTCATTAACCGAATCTCTGGAGCAGTACGTCAAGGGGGAGCTGCTCGAGGGAGCCGATGCATACCATTGTGATAAATGTgataaaaaa GTAGTTACCGTTAAGCGGCTATGTGTGAAGAAGCTGCCACCCGTGTTAGCCATACAATTGAAGCGCTTTGAATACGACTACGAGCGCGTCTGTGCGATTAAGTTTAATGATTATTTTGAATTTCCTCGTATCCTGGATATGGAGCCCTACACAG TTTCTGGCCTAGCTAAGCTCGAGGGCGAAGTGGTGGAGGTGGGTGATAATTGTCAAACAAATgttgaaacaacaaaatacgaaCTGACGGGCATTGTGGTGCACAGCGGCCAGGCATCCGGCGGTCATTACTTCAGCTACATACTCTCCAA AAACCCAGcgaatggcaaatgccaaTGGTACAAGTTTGACGATGGCGAGGTAACCGAATGCAAAATGCACGAGGATGAGGAAATGAAGGCTCAATGCTTTGGCGGCGACTACATGGGCGAGATCTATGACAACAATCTAAAGCGTATGCAATATAGACGTCAGAAGCGCTGGTGGAATGCCTACATGCTGTTCTACACTCGCTGCGATCAGACACCGGTGCCGTTCGAGCCAAGCGTCGAGCAATTGTCGCTCACTGAAAGCCGGAATATggtactgccactgcccaagCCCATCGAGAGGAGCGTTAG ACACCAAAACATACGGTTTCTGCATTCACGTAGCATTTTCTCCGTggagtttttcaattttatcaAAAAGCTTGTCAGCTGTAGTATACCCTCAGCGAGGAGCGATAAGATT ACACCCGCTGCTGAGGAGCTGTCTCTTTTGGGCGTCCAATTGGCATCACAGTTTCTGTTCCACACTGGTTTTCGCACGAAGAAGTCGCTACGCGGCCCAGTCATTGAATG GTACGATACGCTTTCACATCACATACGTTCCTCGGCGCTGGTGCGCAAATGGTTTGCCAATCATGCCCTGCTGTCGCCGCCGTCGCGTCTCGGGGAATACATACTAATGGCTCCATCGCCGGAGGTGCGCGCCGTGTTTGTCAAGTTGGTTGTGTTCTTCTGCCATTTCGCCATTAACGATGAACCACTGATTGGCTACGAGGGCAGCAATCTGTGCGAACAAGTGCTCATCAgtgtgctgcggctgctcaagTCCGAGGCTGCCGACTATGGCAAGCACTTGCCCCACTATTTCAGTCTGTTCAGCATGTACGTGGGCCTGGGTACGcgcgagaagcagcagctactgAAG CTTAATGTGCCGCTGCAGTTCATGCTGGTGGCATTGGACGATGGGCCTGGTCCGTCCATCAAGTACCAGCATCCGGAGTTCAGCAAGCTCCATCAAGTGGTGTCGCATCTGGTGCGTTGCAGCGATGTGAGCGACAAGTGCCAGAGCTCCAATCAGACGGGCAGTCCTCAGGCCACTCCCCTGCCCAATCCCTTCAAGGACTCCAGTGTGGCCCACGAAGAGCTAACACCTCTGTCCAGCGAGTGCATGGACCTTCTATTCAACAGAACTGG GTACATCAAGAAGGTCATTGAGGACACAAACGTTGGCGAAGAGGGCCTCAAGCTGCTTCAGTACTGCAGTTGGGAGAATCCGCACTTCTCGCGGGCCGTCCTCACCGAACTGTTGTGGCAGTGCGGATTCGCCTACTGCCACGATATGCGCCACCACACGGATCTGCTGCTGAACATCCTGCTTATCGATGACTCGTGGCAGCACCATCGCATCCACAATGCCCTGAATGGTGTGGCCGAAGAGCGGGAGGGTCTGCTGGACACGATACATCGGGCCAAGACGCACTACCAGAAGCGCGCGTATCAAATCATCAAATGTCTGACGCAGCTCTTCCACAAGTCACCGATTGCCCTGCAAATGCTGAACACAAATCCGACCATCACGCGCCACTGGAGCGTCGCAGTGGAGTGGCTCCAGGACGAGCTGGAGCGGCAGCGGGGCATCGGGTGCCAGTACAACTCGTATTCGTGGTCGCCGCCAGCACAGAGCAACGACAACACCAATGGCTACATGCTAGAGCGATCGCAGTCGGCGAAGAACACCTGGAACATGGCCTACGAGCTCTGCCCGGAGGAGGTTAGCGAGAAGACG GATGAGAATAACGAATCCGACTTGGACTCTAATCTGGAGGAGAACAAGCAGGAGGCgggtcagcagcagccgcagcccacTACTGTGCAGACAGAGGCCGGTACGTCCGGCACTGAGCCGACGCCAGAGAACAAACCGAATGCCATAATCAACAGTGACCAGTCTACGTGGCCGACTCGCATCGAGACCAATCCCATTCCGCGTCTGTCGCGCCAGCTCTTTGGGGCCTACACATCGACGGGCGGCAGCAGTCCCTTCGGAACGGTGGCCCCCACTGCCATCAATGCTGCAGCTACCACCAGCACGGGAGGAACTACTGGCGGCGGCACCACTGTGGGCGGCACGACGACTGGCAGCGGGGCGAACAGCGAGACTGAGAGCAGTGCCCAGGAGACGACCACAGTGGAGAACACAGCGAACATAAACGGGTTGACCAACAGCCTTGATCACATGGAGATATCATCTGTGAAGAAG GGCTTACGCAATCGCACCACAGCCACGAAGGGGGGAAAGCTGCCGCCGGTGATTTtcccacatcatcatcatcatcagcaggtGACGAGCGCGgagctgccacaacaacagcaacagcaacaacagaaactgaaactacagtcacatcaacaacaacaacaaccacaactcCAACTACAGCTACaacccaaacaacaacaacaactattgcaacaacaacaactacaacaacaacaacagcaacaacaactacgtGGTGATATTAGCAAGAATTCCTCCAGCcgcttaatttaa